A region of ANME-2 cluster archaeon DNA encodes the following proteins:
- a CDS encoding nucleotidyl transferase AbiEii/AbiGii toxin family protein: protein MYNYNEMQEVTGFHRLEIEKVCRISTMLEKMMDVPFLKERLSLIGGTAINFIYTKPLARLSVDLDFNYRHIDEDDWGEVRTRIDHVIKQVLYTQGYVDADIKIDSSYPLGRMVVYYRNSVGKMDSFQIEIGYMRRFPLLRSDILADFNHICRNDKFKVKTPPKEELFANKWCTFLRRRSARDLYDVYTIARQDFDMDVFRKCAVIESILMGKPKLNEININSLLCNSLHFDNLARMVNLEDNIDYQAIKKDVLDFTQNIIGQLKENEIKMIETFYTQSMFNPDLVDDDGIFNEGLKDHPIIKWKHLKSNRK, encoded by the coding sequence GTGTATAATTACAATGAAATGCAGGAAGTAACAGGTTTCCATCGGCTCGAAATTGAAAAAGTATGCCGCATTTCAACCATGCTTGAAAAAATGATGGACGTTCCCTTTTTAAAAGAGCGGCTGTCACTAATCGGTGGAACAGCTATCAACTTTATTTACACAAAACCACTGGCAAGACTTTCTGTGGATTTAGATTTCAATTACCGGCACATCGACGAGGATGATTGGGGAGAGGTTAGAACCAGAATTGATCACGTAATAAAACAGGTACTTTATACACAGGGATACGTAGATGCCGATATAAAGATCGATTCAAGTTACCCGCTTGGCAGGATGGTTGTATATTACAGGAATTCAGTTGGGAAAATGGACAGTTTTCAAATAGAAATCGGATACATGCGAAGATTTCCACTGCTAAGATCAGACATCCTTGCGGATTTTAACCATATTTGCAGGAATGATAAATTCAAAGTAAAAACGCCACCTAAAGAAGAATTGTTTGCAAATAAATGGTGCACTTTTTTACGGAGACGATCAGCCAGGGACCTATATGACGTTTACACAATTGCAAGGCAGGATTTCGATATGGATGTGTTTCGAAAATGTGCGGTTATTGAAAGCATACTCATGGGCAAACCAAAACTAAATGAGATCAATATAAACAGTCTTCTCTGCAATTCTTTGCATTTTGACAATCTTGCAAGAATGGTGAATCTGGAAGATAATATCGATTATCAGGCTATCAAAAAGGATGTTCTGGATTTTACACAAAATATCATAGGCCAATTAAAAGAAAATGAGATTAAAATGATTGAGACATTTTACACTCAAAGCATGTTCAATCCAGACCTGGTCGATGATGACGGGATATTTAATGAGGGGCTAAAAGACCACCCGATAATCAAATGGAAGCATTTAAAATCGAATCGAAAATAA
- a CDS encoding GIY-YIG nuclease family protein codes for MKVIYKITYPNGKIYIWKDLTDSINYFGSASSELIEKDFMREQRRDFTIRKEIIWESETATDPEVNKKEVELIRLHRSNEPEIGYNQLPKFHDVRYTAD; via the coding sequence ATGAAAGTAATTTATAAAATCACCTATCCAAACGGTAAGATTTACATTTGGAAAGATTTGACAGACAGCATCAACTATTTTGGAAGCGCATCCAGTGAATTAATTGAAAAAGATTTTATGCGCGAACAACGCCGTGATTTTACAATACGAAAAGAAATTATCTGGGAATCAGAAACTGCGACCGACCCGGAAGTTAATAAGAAGGAAGTAGAGCTCATTAGATTGCATCGTTCAAATGAACCAGAGATTGGATATAATCAATTGCCAAAATTTCATGATGTGAGGTACACTGCCGATTAG